In Capsicum annuum cultivar UCD-10X-F1 chromosome 7, UCD10Xv1.1, whole genome shotgun sequence, one genomic interval encodes:
- the LOC124885878 gene encoding uncharacterized protein LOC124885878 produces the protein MKKGNLFITSYLQKIKQICSTLASVGIQTLIDELFLHALHGLSAEYDIIIATLRARETLVIFEELHEKLLDFTQNLICSSSSTTVLIIINFAAKPSPHKNRYRPNHASCPGNNSNQLTANNISAQLAGENNHINRPHVTCKLCDKPGHHVKQC, from the coding sequence ATGAAAAAGGGTAACCTCTTTATTACTTCATACCTGCAGAAGATCAAGCAAATTTGCAGTACTTTAGCCTCGGTTGGCATTCAAACTTTGATAGATGAGCTCTTTCTTCATGCTCTCCATGGACTTTCAGCAGAATATGACATTATCATTGCAACTTTGCGTGCCCGAGAAACCCTAGTGATATTTGAAGAGCTTCATGAGAAGCTCCTTGATTTCACGCAGAATCTCATTTGCTCATCTTCCTCTACCACAGTTCTAATCATAATAAACTTTGCTGCTAAACCCTCACCTCATAAAAATCGTTATCGTCCTAATCATGCTTCGTGTCCAGGAAATAACTCAAATCAACTTACTGCTAACAATATTAGTGCTCAACTTGCTGGTGAAAACAACCACATAAATCGCCCTCATGTTACTTGCAAACTTTGTGATAAGCCTGGTCATCACGTGAAGCAGTGCTAA